A stretch of the Papaver somniferum cultivar HN1 chromosome 6, ASM357369v1, whole genome shotgun sequence genome encodes the following:
- the LOC113286949 gene encoding 17.8 kDa class I heat shock protein-like, whose protein sequence is MSIIPSFFSNQRSNVFDPFSLDIWDPFQGFPFSTGALTGQTGQVGSDTARETSQLANTRIDWKETPEAHIFRADLPGVKKEEVKVEVEEGRVLQISGERSRESEEKNDKWHRVERSSGKFLRRFRLPENTKMDEVKATMENGVLTVCVPKVEQRRPEVKSIEISGASEGSSQVPMETTGA, encoded by the coding sequence ATGTCGATCATCCCAAGCTTCTTCAGCAATCAAAGGAGTAACGTTTTTGATCCATTTTCCCTTGACATCTGGGATCCTTTCCAAGGCTTTCCATTCTCTACCGGTGCTCTGACCGGGCAAACTGGGCAAGTGGGTTCCGATACCGCAAGAGAGACATCACAGTTAGCTAACACCAGGATTGATTGGAAGGAAACTCCCGAGGCTCATATCTTCAGAGCTGATCTTCCTGGTGTTAAAAAGGAAGAAGTGAAAGTTGAGGTCGAGGAGGGAAGAGTTTTACAGATAAGTGGAGAAAGAAGCCGAGAAAGTGAAGAGAAGAATGATAAGTGGCACAGAGTCGAACGGAGCAGCGGCAAGTTTCTGAGGAGATTCAGGTTACCGGAGAATACTAAGATGGATGAGGTTAAGGCTACTATGGAGAACGGAGTGCTTACTGTTTGTGTTCCTAAAGTTGAGCAGAGGAGACCAGAAGTGAAGTCGATTGAGATCTCCGGTGCATCGGAGGGGTCGTCTCAGGTTCCTATGGAAACCACCGGTGCTTAA